A window of Photobacterium sp. GJ3 contains these coding sequences:
- a CDS encoding class II glutamine amidotransferase produces the protein MCELLGMSANVPTDICFSFTGLMQRGGRTGPHADGWGITFYEGKGFRTFKDPKPSCHSQIAALVQQYPIKSCAVISHIRQANRGGVCLENTHPFTRELWGRYWTFAHNGQLTGYEALETGRYQPVGDTDSEIAFCWLMNQIDSHFPQPPQDWGQIFQLIAKQCDQLRKLGVYNMLLSDGEFVLVYCSNNLHWITRRAPFGKASLIDEDVTIDFQQETTPNDVVTVIATQPLTNDERWHKMETGEFAVFHYGELINQRKLEVPEDPPPSPAPR, from the coding sequence ATGTGTGAATTGCTTGGCATGAGTGCAAACGTGCCAACTGATATTTGCTTCAGCTTTACCGGACTGATGCAGCGGGGCGGCCGAACCGGCCCGCATGCTGATGGCTGGGGGATCACTTTTTATGAAGGAAAGGGCTTTCGGACCTTCAAAGATCCCAAGCCGAGCTGCCATTCTCAAATCGCGGCGCTGGTCCAGCAGTATCCGATCAAAAGTTGTGCGGTGATCAGTCATATCCGACAGGCAAACCGGGGTGGTGTGTGCCTTGAAAACACACATCCGTTTACCCGGGAACTTTGGGGCCGTTACTGGACCTTCGCGCACAATGGCCAACTGACCGGATATGAGGCTCTGGAGACGGGGCGCTATCAGCCAGTCGGAGACACAGACAGCGAAATCGCTTTTTGCTGGCTGATGAATCAAATCGATTCCCACTTCCCGCAGCCGCCTCAGGACTGGGGGCAGATATTCCAGCTGATCGCCAAGCAATGTGATCAACTGAGAAAGCTGGGGGTTTATAACATGCTGCTCAGTGATGGCGAGTTCGTGCTGGTGTACTGTTCGAATAACCTGCACTGGATCACCCGGCGTGCGCCTTTTGGTAAAGCCTCCCTGATTGATGAAGATGTGACGATTGATTTTCAGCAGGAAACCACCCCCAATGATGTGGTGACTGTGATCGCGACACAGCCGCTGACCAATGATGAGCGCTGGCATAAAATGGAAACCGGTGAGTTTGCCGTGTTCCACTATGGTGAGCTGATCAATCAGCGGAAGCTTGAAGTGCCAGAGGATCCACCTCCGTCACCAGCCCCCCGTTAA
- the dnaQ gene encoding DNA polymerase III subunit epsilon, giving the protein MNATNERIIVFDTETTGMNMTGPHYEGHCIVEIGAVEIINRKFTGRTFHVYIKPDRPIDAEAVAVHGITDEFLRDKPTYGDIHHEFMDFIRGAELVAHNAPFDIGFMDYEFQKLNPSIGKTTDFCTVTDTLDMAKKIFPGKRNNLDVLCSRYGIDNSHRTLHGALLDAEILADVYLMMTGGQTSLALHAAGEESDGGAESGIRRLTSGRKTLKIIRASADELKAHEARLDIIEKKGDVTLWRQ; this is encoded by the coding sequence ATGAATGCCACCAATGAACGCATAATTGTATTCGATACCGAAACAACGGGTATGAATATGACCGGCCCTCACTACGAAGGGCACTGTATTGTCGAGATCGGCGCGGTTGAAATTATAAACCGTAAATTCACTGGCCGGACTTTCCATGTCTATATCAAACCGGATCGGCCGATTGATGCCGAAGCTGTGGCGGTTCACGGGATCACCGATGAATTTCTGCGCGATAAGCCAACTTATGGGGACATCCATCATGAGTTTATGGACTTTATCCGTGGCGCCGAGCTGGTCGCACATAATGCGCCCTTCGATATCGGCTTTATGGATTATGAGTTTCAGAAACTCAATCCGTCGATAGGCAAAACCACCGATTTCTGTACGGTGACCGATACCCTGGATATGGCGAAGAAAATCTTCCCGGGGAAACGGAACAACCTCGACGTGCTCTGTTCACGTTACGGCATTGATAACTCCCACCGAACGCTGCACGGCGCTTTGCTCGATGCCGAGATTCTGGCTGATGTCTATCTGATGATGACCGGCGGCCAGACGTCACTGGCGCTGCATGCCGCCGGGGAAGAGAGTGACGGTGGTGCAGAAAGTGGTATCCGTCGTCTGACCAGCGGACGGAAAACATTAAAGATTATCCGGGCTTCTGCCGATGAACTAAAAGCGCACGAAGCGCGTTTAGATATCATCGAAAAGAAAGGCGACGTCACACTCTGGCGTCAATAG
- a CDS encoding DUF2066 domain-containing protein, whose product MWRFAFFVVALVTLPLQAATVNTLYQAEVLLPDTDNQTERAARATALQQVLIKVSGQSDIAGNDVIQKALDNNSAYVSQLGQSTVNGQPALAVSFDRGKIRDLLTQANATFWSEQRPTILVWLVEDQGRDRNIVWDQSGNQLQSNLNQFAAMRGLPVLLPIGDFEDVTAISVPDLWGGFAQPVAQASARYQPEAVLIARVSGSGAKSQVSWQLFPNTPAEMLEGNAAPIEGRSQGQDAIQGMMNTLADELAARYAVQLGGATEGGFAIEVANIRHVEDFFQLEKLLQAMSSVADVDATHLQGDRVRFAIKLLSNEQAFARELEMEPRLRTQSVSALVREMPQETSVAQPVTEGIITPTSREGSASQPLPQLDVSATRESAASGISQYVWHPNS is encoded by the coding sequence ATGTGGCGTTTTGCTTTTTTCGTTGTAGCACTGGTGACCTTACCGCTGCAGGCTGCAACCGTGAATACCCTATATCAGGCAGAGGTGTTGCTGCCGGATACCGACAATCAGACGGAACGTGCCGCCCGGGCAACGGCTTTGCAGCAGGTGCTGATCAAAGTGTCTGGCCAGAGTGATATCGCCGGGAATGATGTGATTCAGAAAGCACTGGACAATAACAGTGCTTATGTCAGCCAACTGGGACAAAGTACGGTAAACGGGCAACCGGCACTGGCAGTCAGCTTTGACCGCGGAAAAATCCGGGATTTGCTGACACAGGCGAATGCAACGTTCTGGTCGGAACAGCGTCCGACTATACTGGTCTGGCTGGTGGAAGATCAGGGCCGTGATCGGAATATTGTTTGGGATCAGTCTGGCAATCAGCTACAGAGCAATTTGAATCAGTTCGCAGCAATGCGGGGTCTGCCTGTGTTGCTGCCGATTGGTGATTTTGAAGATGTCACCGCAATCAGTGTACCGGATTTGTGGGGCGGGTTCGCTCAGCCTGTGGCTCAGGCCAGTGCACGATATCAGCCGGAAGCGGTTCTGATTGCCCGCGTGAGCGGTAGTGGTGCGAAAAGCCAGGTGAGCTGGCAATTATTCCCGAATACCCCGGCCGAGATGTTAGAAGGTAATGCAGCGCCGATTGAAGGACGCAGCCAGGGGCAGGATGCGATTCAGGGAATGATGAATACCCTTGCAGATGAACTGGCTGCGCGTTATGCGGTACAGCTGGGCGGTGCGACGGAAGGCGGCTTTGCGATTGAAGTTGCCAATATCCGCCATGTTGAAGATTTTTTCCAACTGGAAAAATTACTGCAAGCGATGAGCTCTGTGGCAGATGTTGATGCCACTCATTTGCAGGGAGACCGGGTTCGCTTTGCGATTAAGCTGCTGAGCAACGAACAGGCGTTTGCCCGGGAGCTGGAGATGGAACCGCGACTGAGAACACAGTCTGTTTCAGCCCTGGTTCGTGAAATGCCGCAAGAAACTTCCGTCGCTCAACCCGTCACGGAAGGGATCATTACCCCGACCTCCCGGGAAGGTTCAGCGTCTCAGCCACTGCCTCAGCTGGATGTCAGTGCGACTCGGGAATCGGCAGCATCTGGCATCAGTCAGTATGTCTGGCATCCGAATTCATAA
- a CDS encoding uracil-xanthine permease family protein: protein MMQILQGVQMLFVAFGALVLVPLLTGLDPNVALFGAGLGTLLFQIITKRSVPIFLASSFAFIAPILYGVQTWGIPSTLGGLMMAGIVYLMMAAVIKVRGVGIIHKLLPPVVVGPVIMVIGLGLAPAAVNMALGKSGDGAIQIVDGDPALWIAGISLLVTIVVSVFAKGIFKLVPIMAGILAGYGVSLFFGVVDFTPVQQASWFAVPNFTLPEFNINAVLFMIPVAIAPAVEHVGDMLAISNVTNKDYLKKPGLHRTMAGDGVATIAASMVGAPPNTTYSEVTGAVMLTKAFNPAIMTWSAVTAIVLAFVGKLGAILQTIPVPVMGGIMILLFGSIATVGLNTLIKNQVDLHKSRNLVIVAVTLVFGIGGMAFGIGEFSLQGVSLCGIVAIVLNLVLPKDLGESNIVDNAQMESDNH, encoded by the coding sequence ATGATGCAGATCTTACAAGGGGTCCAGATGCTGTTTGTGGCATTTGGTGCGTTAGTCCTGGTACCACTGTTAACCGGGCTTGACCCCAATGTTGCCCTGTTCGGCGCCGGTCTCGGCACTTTACTCTTTCAAATCATCACCAAACGCAGCGTTCCCATTTTTCTTGCCTCTTCTTTCGCGTTTATTGCTCCCATCCTTTACGGTGTTCAAACTTGGGGAATCCCCTCAACTCTCGGTGGCCTGATGATGGCCGGGATCGTCTATCTGATGATGGCTGCCGTGATTAAGGTCCGTGGCGTCGGCATCATTCACAAACTCTTGCCGCCTGTCGTTGTTGGTCCGGTCATTATGGTCATCGGTTTAGGGCTGGCTCCGGCGGCTGTCAACATGGCACTGGGAAAAAGCGGTGATGGCGCGATTCAGATTGTAGACGGCGATCCGGCTTTGTGGATTGCGGGGATCTCCCTGCTGGTCACGATTGTGGTCAGTGTGTTTGCCAAAGGGATCTTTAAGCTGGTGCCGATCATGGCAGGGATTCTTGCCGGTTATGGCGTCAGCCTGTTCTTTGGTGTGGTGGACTTTACACCCGTCCAGCAAGCCAGCTGGTTCGCGGTTCCCAACTTCACGCTGCCTGAGTTCAACATCAACGCCGTTCTGTTCATGATCCCGGTAGCGATTGCCCCTGCTGTCGAACATGTGGGCGATATGCTGGCGATTTCGAACGTCACGAACAAAGATTATCTGAAAAAACCTGGCCTGCACCGCACCATGGCCGGAGACGGTGTCGCAACCATCGCCGCTTCCATGGTTGGCGCGCCACCCAATACCACCTACTCCGAAGTGACAGGTGCCGTGATGCTGACCAAAGCATTCAATCCGGCCATCATGACCTGGAGTGCTGTGACTGCCATCGTGCTGGCTTTCGTTGGAAAACTGGGCGCAATTCTGCAAACCATTCCGGTGCCCGTGATGGGCGGTATCATGATTCTGCTGTTTGGCTCGATTGCGACCGTCGGGCTCAATACGCTGATCAAAAATCAGGTGGATCTGCACAAATCACGCAATCTGGTGATTGTCGCGGTCACGCTGGTATTCGGGATTGGTGGCATGGCGTTTGGCATTGGCGAGTTCAGCCTGCAGGGTGTCAGCCTGTGCGGTATCGTCGCGATCGTACTGAACCTGGTTCTGCCAAAAGATCTGGGTGAGAGCAATATTGTCGACAACGCCCAAATGGAATCAGACAACCATTAA
- the lpcA gene encoding D-sedoheptulose 7-phosphate isomerase, producing the protein MYQDLIRSELTEAAEVLNRFISDEKNLADIAAAAKLLADSFKQGGKVLSCGNGGSHCDAMHFAEELTGRYRDNRPGYPGIAISDPSHLSCVSNDFGYEYVFSRYLEAVGAKGDVLFGLSTSGNSGNILKAIEAAKAKGMKVIALTGKDGGKMAGLADVEIRVPHFGYADRIQEIHIKIIHILIMLVEKEMEGVA; encoded by the coding sequence ATGTACCAAGATCTCATTCGTTCCGAGCTGACGGAAGCGGCAGAAGTACTGAATCGATTTATCAGTGATGAAAAGAATCTGGCGGATATCGCAGCAGCGGCAAAGCTGCTGGCGGACTCATTCAAGCAGGGTGGTAAAGTACTGTCTTGCGGTAATGGCGGTTCGCATTGCGATGCCATGCATTTTGCTGAGGAACTGACTGGTCGTTATCGTGATAACCGTCCGGGCTATCCGGGGATTGCGATTTCAGATCCAAGCCATTTGTCTTGCGTGAGTAATGATTTTGGCTACGAGTATGTCTTTTCCCGCTATCTGGAAGCTGTGGGTGCCAAAGGTGATGTGCTGTTCGGCCTGTCGACCTCAGGGAACTCCGGCAATATTCTGAAAGCGATTGAGGCGGCGAAAGCCAAAGGCATGAAAGTGATTGCGCTGACCGGTAAAGACGGCGGTAAGATGGCCGGGCTGGCGGATGTTGAAATCCGTGTACCGCATTTCGGCTATGCTGATCGTATTCAGGAAATTCATATTAAGATCATTCACATCCTGATCATGCTGGTTGAGAAGGAAATGGAAGGCGTCGCGTAA
- the fadE gene encoding acyl-CoA dehydrogenase FadE: protein MATLVYLLGLLGIAGLLAYHRASLRTFTLVIAATLAVGTLLDITGEFSWLAFLVIALPLNLQAIRQKLLSKPALKAFKGVMPEMSRTEKEAIDAGTVWWEADLFRGAPDWNKLHDIPAPRLSAEEKAFLDGPVNEVCRMVNDFEITHDMADLPPEVWQYLKDKKFFAMIIKKEFGGLEFSAYAQSLVLQKLSSVSMVLSSTVGVPNSLGPGELLQHYGTEDQKNHYLPRLAEGKEIPCFALTSPEAGSDAGAIPDFGIVRKGEWQGEEVLGMELTWNKRYITLAPVATVLGLAFKLYDPEHLLGDEEELGITCALIPTDLEGVKIGRRHFPLNVPFQNGPTQGDKIFVPLSFIIGGQEMAGQGWRMLVECLSVGRGITLPSNTTGGLKTTALATGAYSRIRRQFKLPIGKMEGIEEPLARIAGNAYVLDAASSLTVSGIDLGEKPSVISAIVKYHCTHRSQRGIIDAMDIIGGKGICLGPNNFLARGYQGAPIAITVEGANILTRSMIIYGQGAIRCHPYVLTEMNAAYNEDQRQALTDFDSALFGHVGFVFSNLVRSFWLGLTDGRGSSAPRKDATKRYYQQLNRYSANMALLSDMSMAVLGGSLKRKERLSARLGDILSQLYLASATLKRYADDGCKQEDLPLVHWGLQDALYQSEQAIDQFLRNFPSRAVAGLLRVLILPRGLSRVQPSDKLDHKLAVMLQTPCETRDRLGRGQFLEAIETNPVGMMEEALKDILAAEPLYDRVCQAAGKKLPFMQLDKVADTGLELKAINEDEAALLRRAEAGRLRTINVDDFDPQRLVAGVSEPQKAIENAA from the coding sequence ATGGCTACACTCGTGTACCTGCTCGGGTTACTGGGAATCGCAGGGCTGCTCGCCTATCACAGAGCCAGCCTGAGAACCTTTACGCTGGTGATTGCAGCCACACTGGCTGTCGGCACCTTGCTGGACATCACTGGTGAATTCAGTTGGCTGGCTTTTCTGGTCATCGCATTGCCACTGAACCTGCAGGCAATTCGTCAGAAACTGCTGAGTAAACCCGCTCTGAAAGCCTTCAAAGGCGTGATGCCTGAGATGTCTCGGACCGAAAAAGAAGCGATTGATGCAGGCACCGTCTGGTGGGAAGCTGATCTGTTTCGCGGTGCGCCAGACTGGAACAAACTCCACGACATTCCGGCCCCGCGCCTGAGTGCCGAAGAAAAAGCCTTCCTGGATGGTCCGGTCAATGAAGTCTGCCGCATGGTGAACGACTTTGAGATCACGCATGATATGGCCGATCTGCCTCCGGAAGTCTGGCAATATCTGAAGGACAAGAAGTTTTTTGCCATGATCATCAAGAAAGAATTTGGTGGTCTGGAGTTCTCTGCCTATGCGCAATCTCTGGTGCTGCAAAAACTCTCCAGTGTCTCCATGGTGCTTTCTTCAACCGTTGGTGTACCGAACTCACTGGGTCCGGGTGAGCTGCTGCAACACTACGGTACAGAAGATCAGAAAAATCATTACCTGCCTCGTTTAGCTGAAGGGAAAGAAATTCCGTGTTTCGCCCTGACCAGCCCGGAAGCGGGTTCAGATGCCGGTGCCATCCCTGATTTCGGGATTGTTCGCAAAGGCGAATGGCAAGGCGAAGAAGTGCTGGGCATGGAGCTGACCTGGAATAAGCGTTATATCACGCTTGCCCCTGTCGCGACTGTACTGGGCCTGGCTTTCAAACTATACGATCCGGAACACCTGTTAGGGGATGAGGAAGAACTCGGCATTACCTGTGCTCTGATCCCGACTGATCTGGAAGGCGTGAAGATTGGCCGCCGTCACTTCCCACTGAATGTACCGTTCCAGAATGGTCCGACACAGGGCGACAAAATTTTTGTGCCGCTGAGCTTTATCATCGGTGGTCAGGAGATGGCTGGTCAGGGCTGGCGGATGCTGGTTGAATGTCTGTCTGTTGGCCGTGGCATCACCCTGCCATCGAACACCACGGGTGGCCTGAAAACCACAGCGCTGGCAACTGGTGCCTATTCGCGCATTCGTCGTCAGTTCAAACTGCCCATCGGTAAAATGGAAGGCATTGAAGAGCCATTGGCTCGTATTGCAGGCAACGCTTACGTCCTGGATGCTGCCAGCAGCCTGACGGTTTCTGGCATTGACCTGGGTGAGAAGCCTTCAGTGATCTCGGCCATCGTGAAATACCATTGTACCCATCGCAGCCAACGCGGCATCATTGATGCCATGGATATCATCGGCGGAAAAGGGATCTGTCTGGGTCCGAATAACTTCCTGGCCCGTGGTTATCAGGGCGCACCAATTGCGATCACCGTTGAAGGTGCCAACATTCTGACCCGCTCGATGATCATCTATGGCCAGGGGGCGATTCGCTGCCATCCTTACGTGCTGACGGAAATGAATGCCGCTTATAACGAAGATCAGCGTCAGGCCCTGACCGACTTCGACAGTGCGCTCTTTGGTCACGTCGGCTTCGTCTTCAGCAATCTGGTTCGTTCATTCTGGCTGGGTCTGACTGATGGTCGCGGTTCGTCTGCACCCCGGAAAGATGCCACCAAGCGCTATTACCAGCAACTGAACCGCTACAGTGCCAACATGGCATTGCTGTCTGACATGTCAATGGCTGTTCTGGGAGGCTCTCTGAAGCGGAAAGAGCGTCTGTCTGCCCGTTTGGGTGACATTCTGAGTCAGTTGTATCTGGCTTCAGCCACCCTGAAACGTTATGCCGATGACGGGTGTAAGCAAGAAGATCTGCCACTGGTTCATTGGGGCCTGCAGGATGCGCTGTATCAGAGCGAGCAAGCCATTGATCAGTTCCTGCGTAACTTCCCGAGCCGAGCGGTGGCCGGACTGCTGCGCGTGTTGATTCTGCCGCGTGGTCTGTCCCGCGTCCAGCCAAGCGACAAACTGGACCACAAACTGGCCGTGATGCTGCAAACTCCTTGTGAAACCCGTGATCGTCTGGGCCGTGGTCAGTTCCTGGAAGCCATTGAGACGAACCCTGTCGGGATGATGGAAGAAGCGCTGAAAGACATTCTGGCCGCAGAACCGTTGTATGACCGCGTCTGTCAGGCAGCGGGTAAGAAACTGCCATTCATGCAGCTGGATAAAGTGGCCGATACCGGTCTGGAACTCAAAGCCATCAATGAAGATGAAGCCGCCCTGCTTCGCCGTGCTGAAGCCGGCCGTCTGCGGACCATCAATGTGGATGACTTTGACCCCCAGCGTTTGGTTGCAGGCGTGTCAGAGCCGCAGAAAGCAATTGAAAACGCTGCGTAA
- the upp gene encoding uracil phosphoribosyltransferase, translating to MKVVEVKHPLVKHKIGLMREADISTKRFRELATEVGSLLTYEATSDFETETITIEGWNGPVDVDQIKGKKVTVVPILRAGLGMMDGVLEHMPSARISTVGIYRDEETLEPVPYFHKLASNIDERMALVVDPMLATGGSMIATIDLLKEHGCHSIKVLVLVAAPEGIAALEKAHPDVELYTAAIDQKLNDKGYIVPGLGDAGDKIFGTK from the coding sequence ATGAAAGTCGTTGAGGTAAAACACCCGCTGGTGAAGCATAAAATTGGTCTGATGCGTGAAGCGGATATCAGCACCAAGCGGTTTCGTGAACTGGCGACTGAAGTGGGTAGCCTGCTGACGTATGAAGCGACTTCAGACTTCGAGACAGAAACCATTACCATTGAAGGCTGGAACGGCCCGGTTGACGTGGATCAGATCAAAGGGAAAAAAGTCACTGTCGTGCCAATCCTGCGTGCTGGTCTGGGGATGATGGATGGCGTTCTGGAGCACATGCCAAGTGCCCGTATCAGCACGGTTGGTATTTACCGTGATGAAGAAACGCTGGAGCCTGTGCCTTACTTCCATAAACTGGCTTCAAACATTGATGAGCGTATGGCGCTGGTTGTTGACCCGATGCTGGCCACTGGTGGTTCCATGATTGCAACCATTGATCTGCTGAAAGAGCACGGTTGTCACTCCATTAAAGTGCTGGTGCTGGTGGCTGCGCCTGAAGGGATTGCAGCGCTGGAAAAAGCGCACCCGGATGTTGAGCTGTACACGGCTGCCATTGACCAGAAATTGAATGACAAAGGTTACATCGTTCCGGGCCTGGGCGATGCTGGCGATAAAATCTTCGGGACCAAATAA
- the purM gene encoding phosphoribosylformylglycinamidine cyclo-ligase, with protein sequence MSGNHSSLSYKDAGVDIDAGNALVDRIKGVVKRTTRPEVMGGLGGFGALCSLPTKYKEPVLVSGTDGVGTKLRLAMDLKKHDTIGIDLVAMCVNDLIVQGAEPLFFLDYYATGKLDVDTAASVVSGIGEGCVQSGCALIGGETAEMPGMYHGEDYDVAGFCVGVVEKSEIIDGTKVQAGDALIAVASSGPHSNGYSLIRKILEVSQADLNQDLEGKPLSEHLLEPTRIYVKPVLKLMESCELHAISHITGGGFWENIPRVLPQNTKAVIDGKSWEWPAVFNWLQQAGNVDTREMYRTFNCGVGLVIALPQDQATKAVELLTAEGENAWLLGSIADAAEGEAQVEIR encoded by the coding sequence GTGAGCGGTAATCATTCTTCTCTAAGTTACAAAGATGCAGGTGTCGATATTGATGCAGGGAATGCTTTGGTTGATCGAATCAAAGGTGTAGTCAAGCGCACGACACGTCCGGAAGTCATGGGCGGTTTGGGCGGATTTGGCGCACTGTGTTCGCTGCCAACCAAGTATAAAGAGCCGGTTCTGGTTTCAGGGACAGACGGTGTAGGCACCAAGCTGCGTCTGGCGATGGATCTGAAAAAGCACGACACCATTGGCATAGACCTGGTGGCAATGTGTGTGAACGACCTGATTGTTCAGGGCGCAGAACCTCTGTTCTTCCTCGATTACTACGCCACAGGCAAACTGGATGTCGACACCGCCGCAAGCGTGGTGAGCGGAATTGGTGAAGGCTGCGTTCAGTCCGGTTGTGCACTGATTGGTGGTGAAACCGCAGAAATGCCAGGCATGTATCACGGTGAAGACTATGATGTCGCGGGTTTCTGTGTCGGTGTTGTTGAGAAATCTGAAATCATCGACGGCACCAAAGTCCAGGCGGGCGATGCGCTGATTGCTGTCGCTTCAAGTGGCCCTCACTCCAATGGTTATTCTCTGATTCGTAAAATCCTTGAAGTTTCTCAGGCCGACCTGAACCAGGATCTGGAAGGGAAGCCACTGTCTGAGCACCTACTGGAACCCACCCGAATTTACGTGAAACCTGTGCTGAAACTGATGGAAAGCTGCGAACTGCACGCGATTTCTCACATCACTGGCGGTGGTTTCTGGGAAAACATTCCACGCGTTCTGCCTCAGAACACCAAAGCCGTCATTGACGGTAAGAGCTGGGAATGGCCAGCGGTGTTCAACTGGCTGCAGCAAGCAGGCAATGTGGATACCCGTGAAATGTACCGGACCTTCAACTGTGGTGTTGGCTTGGTCATTGCCCTGCCGCAAGACCAAGCGACCAAGGCCGTTGAGTTACTGACCGCCGAAGGTGAAAACGCTTGGTTGCTGGGTTCAATTGCAGATGCTGCCGAGGGTGAAGCCCAGGTGGAGATTCGCTGA
- the purN gene encoding phosphoribosylglycinamide formyltransferase has product MKNIVVLISGSGSNLQAIIDACESGTISHGRIAAVISNKADAYGLERARNAGIPTSHLAAADFADRDSFDRALADLIDGYQPDLVVLAGYMRILSGDFVRHYEGRMLNIHPSLLPKYTGLHTHQRALDAGDSEHGTSVHFVTEELDGGPVILQAKVPIFDGDSAEAVMARVQQQEHRIYPLVCQWFLEGRVVMQSDAAVLDGERLPQHGYASEE; this is encoded by the coding sequence ATGAAAAATATCGTTGTGCTGATTTCCGGCAGTGGTTCGAATCTGCAAGCCATCATCGATGCCTGTGAAAGCGGGACGATCAGCCATGGTCGGATTGCTGCGGTCATTTCCAATAAGGCCGATGCATATGGCCTGGAACGCGCGCGCAATGCCGGTATTCCGACATCGCACCTCGCGGCAGCCGATTTTGCAGACCGTGACAGCTTTGACCGGGCTTTGGCTGATCTGATCGACGGCTATCAACCCGATCTGGTTGTCTTGGCGGGTTATATGCGGATCCTCAGTGGCGACTTCGTGCGCCACTATGAAGGCCGGATGCTGAATATTCACCCTTCCCTGCTGCCCAAGTATACGGGCCTGCATACGCACCAGCGAGCGCTGGATGCAGGGGATTCCGAGCACGGCACCAGTGTTCACTTCGTGACAGAAGAGCTGGATGGTGGCCCGGTTATCCTGCAGGCAAAAGTCCCCATCTTTGACGGCGATAGCGCTGAAGCAGTGATGGCACGGGTCCAGCAACAAGAACACCGGATTTACCCGCTGGTTTGTCAGTGGTTTCTGGAAGGACGCGTGGTCATGCAATCCGATGCAGCGGTTCTGGACGGAGAGCGCCTGCCACAGCACGGCTATGCTTCAGAAGAGTAA
- a CDS encoding TIGR03503 family protein: protein MRRLALLSTLIPALLGTQSASAESWLDNRFRVDPTIKQVAFVVEREAKNQNVVLVRPDGVKYYPWRHPENVAWHEEAGMDIITIENPMPGPWQAVGKVSTKNQVKVLSNLKLDVATLPERFYQTETYKFTARLTQDDQLLTDRDFLDRVKMSVYFYEYVDDPEALAEDALPTPLKLGEFSDDGLELDEAPGDGVFTVALPIEIQPGRYRVKMTSGNGIFLRTYEQEVMVYPPPLLPSFIQARNTEENHTLVVTSDEGMIQPGSLSVHLDQEAPDGSVTVSQEQAAPDATRLEVSVPNLLNPGSYAWSGWLYATDTYQQRALVFPMQKSHFAITSILHLDKNLAEYRAQQEEKARLEEEKRRLEAQLAARSQTWQMILGGNAVIVLLAAVWVFLRRRRHQSAISEADTPRLEIPPDMKV from the coding sequence ATGCGAAGGCTAGCGTTACTGTCGACATTGATCCCGGCTCTGCTTGGCACACAAAGTGCGTCGGCGGAGTCCTGGTTGGATAACCGCTTTCGGGTGGATCCGACCATCAAACAGGTGGCCTTCGTGGTAGAAAGAGAAGCCAAAAACCAGAATGTGGTTTTGGTGCGTCCGGATGGCGTGAAATATTATCCGTGGCGCCATCCAGAGAATGTCGCCTGGCACGAAGAAGCAGGCATGGATATCATCACGATTGAGAATCCGATGCCGGGGCCCTGGCAGGCGGTGGGTAAAGTCAGCACAAAGAACCAGGTGAAGGTGTTGTCAAACCTGAAGCTGGACGTTGCCACTTTGCCGGAACGCTTTTATCAGACCGAAACCTATAAGTTTACGGCGCGCCTGACACAGGATGATCAGTTGCTGACTGATCGGGATTTTCTCGATCGGGTGAAGATGTCGGTGTACTTCTATGAGTATGTGGACGATCCGGAGGCGCTGGCTGAAGATGCGTTACCTACACCGCTGAAGCTGGGTGAATTTTCGGATGACGGCCTGGAGCTGGATGAAGCGCCGGGAGATGGCGTTTTTACGGTCGCCCTGCCCATTGAAATTCAGCCGGGTCGTTACCGGGTGAAAATGACCTCCGGAAACGGGATATTTCTGCGAACGTATGAGCAGGAGGTCATGGTCTATCCGCCGCCGCTGTTACCGTCTTTTATTCAGGCTAGAAATACCGAAGAAAATCATACGCTTGTTGTGACTTCGGATGAAGGCATGATTCAGCCCGGGTCGCTCTCAGTTCATCTGGATCAGGAGGCACCAGACGGCTCGGTGACGGTGAGTCAGGAGCAGGCTGCCCCGGATGCGACCCGGCTTGAAGTCAGTGTGCCGAATCTGCTCAACCCGGGCAGCTATGCGTGGTCGGGATGGTTATATGCCACAGATACTTACCAGCAACGTGCGCTGGTGTTCCCGATGCAGAAAAGTCATTTCGCAATCACATCGATTCTGCATTTGGATAAAAATCTGGCCGAATATCGGGCACAACAGGAAGAGAAAGCCAGACTGGAAGAAGAAAAGCGTCGGCTTGAAGCGCAACTGGCTGCCCGGAGTCAGACCTGGCAAATGATTCTGGGCGGGAATGCGGTGATTGTGCTGCTGGCTGCGGTTTGGGTGTTCCTGCGCAGACGCCGTCATCAGTCTGCTATCAGCGAAGCGGATACACCAAGACTGGAAATTCCGCCGGACATGAAAGTCTGA